One genomic region from Sphingobacterium sp. UGAL515B_05 encodes:
- a CDS encoding MarR family winged helix-turn-helix transcriptional regulator, with the protein MKNESMNPVKPLVDSIIALRTSLKQYYIQKIKEQQLDITYEMLQVLAALWKKEQMNQQDIATAIQKNKASVTPLIDNLCKRDLVRRVSDPNDRRNNLIELTVKGDEYRTLLDPVQQDLYCAILQEISEKKVLEITETLEKLTAIIDKQSYREP; encoded by the coding sequence ATGAAAAACGAATCCATGAATCCAGTAAAACCCTTAGTGGATAGTATCATTGCTTTGCGAACGAGCTTAAAACAATACTATATCCAGAAAATAAAGGAACAGCAATTGGATATCACCTATGAAATGTTACAAGTATTGGCAGCACTGTGGAAAAAGGAGCAAATGAATCAGCAAGATATAGCCACAGCAATACAGAAGAACAAAGCAAGTGTCACTCCGCTGATCGATAATCTTTGTAAACGGGATCTGGTTAGACGCGTCAGCGATCCCAATGACAGACGAAATAATTTAATCGAATTAACGGTAAAGGGAGACGAATATAGGACATTATTAGACCCTGTCCAGCAAGACCTCTACTGTGCTATCCTGCAGGAGATATCAGAAAAAAAAGTATTGGAAATTACAGAAACTCTCGAAAAATTGACCGCAATTATTGATAAGCAATCGTATCGGGAGCCTTGA